The sequence AACAATAGGTACTGGCAGTTTAATGATAAAGTAAAGGGCTGGTCATTTTTGAATCAGTCCTTTACTGTTTAACATAGAGATAGTATGAGAATAGGTAAATTTAGTTTAACATCTGCCTTCTCGGTAGTGATTAGTATGTTAATCATATTGCTTTCCTGTAAAAATGGTAAACAAAAGTTTACTCTGGTTTCTTCTTCTGTTTCCAATATTGATTTTATAAATGAAATAAAAGAAAGAGATGGGCTAAGCATCCTATATTATCTCTATTTCTATAATGGCGGAGGCGTAGCTACGGGAGATATTAATAATGATGGATTAATTGATATTTATTTTACAGCTAATAGTAAAGGCAGCAATAAATTATACCTGAACAAGGGAAATTTTGTGTTTGAAGACATTACGAAACAGGCTGGAGTGGCTGGAATTTCTGATTGGTGTTCTGGTGTTACGATGGCTGATGTGAATGCCGATGGATTGTTGGATATCTATGTTTCAACAGTGAGCAATAAATATGGTCTTAAAGGACATAATGAGTTATACATTAATAAAGGAAAGAATGTATTTGTAGAACAGTCGGAAAAGTACAATTTAAACACAGCTTGTTTTAGTACCCAATCTGTTTTCTTTGATTATGATCGTGACGGTGATTTGGATTGTTTTATTCTTAATCAATCTCATAAGCCACATTCCAACGTAATTAATGTTGTTAATAGAAATGTATATGACTCTTTATCCGGAGATAGACTGTATAGAAACGATTTGAATGTGACCGGAAAGTTTACAGATGTTTCTGCTAATGCAGGTATATTTCAGAGTAATCTGGGTTATGGTCTGGGTGTCGCTATTGCAGATCTTAATAATGATGGATGGGATGATATTTATGTTGGAAATGACTTTCATGAGAACGACTATTATTATGTTAACAATCAAAATGGCACATTTTCTGAAATGGGGTCTAATCATTTCAGACACTACAGCAGGTTCAGTATGGGGAATGATGTTGCTGATTATAATAATGATGGTCAATTGGATTTGATAACAGTAGATATGTTGCCAAAGGATGAAAAAATTCTCAAGACATATGGTAGTGATGAAAATATGGACATCTACAATTTTAAAATTGATAGAAATGGCTATCAAAAGCAGTTTTCAAAAAATGTTTTGCAAACCAACAATGGCAATGGGATTTCATTTACCGACAATAGCATTTTGAGTGGAATGTCAGCAACTGACTGGAGCTGGGCTCCTCTTTTTGCAGATTTTGATAATGATGGTAAGAAGGATTTGTTTATTTCAAGTGGAATTGTAAAAAGACCAGTAGACCTGGATTATGTTCAATTTGTGAGTGATATGAAGTCTAACAAGGGACTTGATATTACTGATAAATTTGATCAGGAAGTTATTGATAAAATGCCTGACGGGGCAAGTCATCCCTTTCTTTTTAAGGGAGATGGTAAAATGGAATTTACAGACGTTAGTGAAGATTGGGGAACAGCCAAATTGAAAGGATACTTTACCGGGTCGTCCTACGCTGATTTAAATAATGATGGATTACTTGATCTTGTGATTAATCCAATAAATGCGCCGGCTGTTATTTTGAAGAATAATCATACCAATACCAATCATCTTGCCTTTTCATTTAAAGGAAACAATTCAAATACTTTTGGAATTGGGGCAAAAGTATATCTGTTTCAGGGTGCTGAATTGCAGTATCAGCAACTAATGTTGACAAGGGGATTTCAATCTTCTAGTACACCCTTTTTACACTTTGGTTTAGCCGATGGAAAACTGCCAGACAGTATTCTGGTGATTTGGCCCAATCAGCAATATCAAGTGATTAAATCTAATATCAAAGCTGGTTTGATAAAAGTGGATCAGACCAACGCCAAAGGGAATTTTGTGGACAATAAATTCTTTAAGAAACGACCTAATGATTTAACCAATATTACCAATCAGGTAAACCTGAACTGGCAACATAAAGAGAATGATTTTATTGACCAGAACAGGCAATATTTAATACCTCATAAACAATCTACCAGAGGACCTAAGTTGGCCGTTGCCGATATTAATAAGGATGGGCTGGAAGATTTTTTTGTTTGTGGAGCTTCAGAGCAACCCAACGTAATAATGATTCAAAAAAAAGATGGGAGCTTCTCACAACTGATATTGCCGAATGCGGGAATGTCTTTGCATGCTGAAAAAGTAGATGCAGATTTCTTTGATGCCAATAAAGATGGGTACCCCGACTTATATATTGTAAGTGGTGGGAATCAGTACGATGATGGTAACCCTGCATTGCTCGACCACTTTTATTTAAATGATAAAAAGGGGGGATTTATGGTGGCTGACAGTCTTATTCCTTCCTTGGCTTATAATAAGTCTTCTCTTACTCATGCAGATTATGATAAAGATGGGGACATTGATCTTTTTGTTACTGGTTTGGCCAATGCCAAAATGTTTGGTATACCACAGTCTTCCTATTTATTGTTGAATGACGGAAATGGAAAGTTTTCGTTAGCGGATAAAAATACAATTGATGCAACGTCTTTGGGCATTGCAACCAGTTCTGCTACAATCGATTTTAATAAAGACGGATGGCAAGATATTGTAGTAGCAGGGGAGTGGATGAATATTACATTGTTTGAAAATGCCAAAGGAAAATTTGTAAAGAAGCCAATTGCAGGAACTAGCGGACTGTGGCAAACTGTATTTCCCGCTGATATTAACGGAGACGGGTATATAGATTTTTTTGCAGGAAACTGGGGCGAAAACAGTAAGCTTACTGTTTCAAAAAATAATCCGCTAAAGTTATACATCAAAGATTTTGATTCTAATGGATCTGTTGAGCAAATATTATGCTATACGAGAGAAGGGAAGGAATACACTTTTTTGGCAAAAGATGAGCTGGAAAGAGCGCTACCTGTTTTAAAGAAAGCTTATTTAAAATACAGTGAGGTTGCAGGGAAAACAGTTCAATATATGTTCTATGATTTGTTCAAGGAATATCAGGAGTTAAAAGCGGAAACACTGAGTACTTCCTATTTTATTAACGATACAAAGGGAGGGTTTAATCAACATTCCCTACCAAAACAATTACAGCTTGCTCCTGTTTTTTCATTTATCTCTTTATCAAATAGGAAGCTGCCATTGTATTTAGCATGTGGGAATTTTTATGGTGTTGTACCTTACGAAGGACAATATGATGGGTTGTATCCTACAGCTTTTTCCATAGATGAGCAATTGGTTTCTGTTTCTAAAGAAAATTCTTTCAATGAATTGGTCGGTGAATTTCGGGATGCCAAATGGATTATGGGTAAAGATGGCAAGAAAATATTGGTGATATCCAGGAATAACAATTCGTTATTATTCTTTCAATAAATTTAATTACTGTGAACTTGAATTTTTTTTTGATGAAGCAAATATCTTTTTTGGGAATAGCCATATTCTCTGTTTTCTGTGCAAAGAAACAGGAAGTGAATATTGCTCCCCCAGTGGTTTCAGACCCTGTTAGTTACTGGGTTACAAATGCTGATCAGTCAGCACTTTTAAAGAAGCAGACAACAGGGTTGTTTACCGGTAATGTAAATAATACATATCCTGTCATTGACATTGATAGTTCTCAACGCTTTCAGGAGATTGACGGCTTTGGATATACTTTAACCGGAGGAAGCGCCTACCTGATTAACCAAATGGATGCAGGAGCCAGATTAAATTTATTGAAAGAATTGTTTGGCAACTCCGAAGATGCTATTGGTATTTCTTATCTAAGGATTAGTATCGGAGCTTCTGATCTTAGTCGGACTGTGTTCAGTTATAATGATCTTCCATCTGGTGAAACTGACACTATGTTGAATAAATTTTCACTTTCTTTGGACACAGTAGACCTTATACCAGTAATTAAACAAATTCAGGCGATTAATCCGTATATAAAGTTCATGGGGTCTCCCTGGAGTCCACCTGTTTGGATGAAAAGTAATCAAAGCAGTATTGGTGGTTTTTTATTGCCTAAATATTATAGTGTTTATGCCAACTATTTTGTTAAATATCTGCAGGTAATGAAACAAAGAGGTATTGAGGTTGATGCCATTACTATTCAGAATGAACCTCAGCATGGCGGTAATAATCCCAGCCTCTTAATGTCTGCTTCTGAGCAGGCAGATTTTATCAAGAATCATATAGGGCCAGCTTTCAAGAAGAATAAGATAACTACAAAAATTATTATCTGGGATCATAATTGTGATAATCCAAACTATCCTATTTCAATATTGAATGATACTGAAGCCAAACCGTATATAGATGGATCTGCCTTTCATTTGTATAGCGGTGATATCAGTGCTTTATCAGTAGTTAAAGCTGCTCATCCAGATAAGGCAATTTATTTTACAGAACAGTGGACTGGTAAAAACGGTCAGTTTGGTGGTGATCTGATGTGGCATATTAAAAATGTTATCATTGGTTCTGTCCGCAATCATAGTAAAGTTGCATTGGAATGGAATCTGGCTAATAATCCTGACTTGTCTATGCATACCCCGGGTGGCTGCACAGAATGTAAGGGTGCATTGACCATTTTTGGTTCTACTGTTACCAGAAATGTGAGTTATTATATAATTGCTCATGCTTCCAAATTTGTACCAGCAGGATCTGTAAGAATTGCATCCAGTTTTGCCGGAGAATTCTATTCGGCAGCTTTTATTACTCCTACCGGAAAAAAGGTAGTTATTGTACTAAACAGTGGATCTAAAACAACAAGTTTTAATATTCGGTATGCTCAAAAATGGCTGACTACACAATTAGACGCAGGTGCAGTAGCCACATTTGTAATTTAACTATCTGGAATAATGAGATTTTTCTTATTTAATATTATTGCTCTTTTTTGTAGTGTGGCTTTTTTTAAATCTTGTAAAAAAGCTGCAAGTAACCAATCAAACGAGGTGATTAATAATACACCATTTACATTAAATGGGAGTAGTATAAATGACGAGAATTTTTCAAAAGACCTTATCAGTTACAATATTAAAACAACCCCTAATATAGTATTAAGGTTCAATAAAAAAATAAACAGAACCAGTGTGGCAAATGCCATTGTATTACTGAAAAATGGTAATGAATCTGTAAAACTTAATTACACTTTTCTTCAAAATGATAGTGCAGTTTCCATTGTTGCTCAGGCATCGCTGGCTTATTTAACTAAGTATATTCTTTCTATTGATAATAGTTTGCAATCCGAAAGCAAGCAGTCGCTTTCTATACCAGTTTCAATGGGTTTTATCACCAACATAGATTCTACTGATAAATTTCCTGTTCTTACAGAAGCAGCTTTACTAGACACTGTTCAAAAAGCAACATTTAATTATTTCTGGAGTTTTGGTCATCCTAAATCAGGAATGGCAAGGGAAAGAAATACATCAGGTGATATTGTTACATCGGGGGGAACGGGTTTTGGTATTATGGCATTGTTAGTGGCTGTTGAGCGAAATTTCATTTCACGTTCAGAGGGTCTCGCAAGAATGAAGACCATTGTATCTTTTCTTCAAAATAAAGCAAAACGGTTTCATGGTGCTTTTCCTCATTGGTTAAATGGGATTACCGGAGATGTTGTTCCTTTTAGTATAAAAGATAATGGAGCGGACCTTGTAGAAACTTCTTTTCTAATAGCAGGACTCTTAAGCGCAAGAATGTATTTTTCAGGTTTAAATACAGAAGAATCCACTCTTCGAAACAATATTAATTTAATCTGGGATGCAGTAGACTGGAATTGGTTCCGCCAGAGCAATCAGCAAACTTTATATTGGCACTGGAGTCCGGATTATCAATGGGATTTGAATCTGAAAATATCAGGTTGGAATGAATGTCTGATAACTTATGTGCTTGCTGCCTCTTCCAATACCAATGCTATTCCACGTGAGACCTATCTGAATGGTTTTGCCAGAAATGGTGCAATGAAGAACAATTCGGTTTATTTTAATTACAAATTGCCACTTGGTCCAGAGCTGGGAGGTCCTTTGTTTTTATCTCACTACAGTTTTCTTGGGATTGATCCCCGTGGACTTTCTGACCCCTTTGCTGATTATCAGGAACAAGTGGTGAACCATAGTTTAATCAATTATAATTATTGTATTAACAATCCCAAAAAGTATTGGGGTTATAGCCAAAACTGCTGGGGATTAAGCGCTTCGGATATACCCAATGGTTATTCCGCGAGTTCTCCTACGAATGATCTGGGTGTAATAGCACCTACAGCCGCTTTGTCAGCATTCCCGTTTACACCTAAGGAAAGTATGCAGGCCTTGCAATTTTTTTACTACAAGCTAGGCGATAAATTGTGGACAGAATACGGTTTCGTTGATGCTTTTAAATTACAGGATTTGTGGTTTTCTACTTCTACCTTAGCTATTGATCAGGGCCCTTCTATTATTATGATTGAGAATTATCGATCAGGATTAATCTGGAAACTATTTACGGCTTGTCCGGAAATTAAAGGCGGTTTGAAAAAATTAGGCTTTACTGCCCCTTATCTATAATAAATGAAATTGAATAATAGTGAGAAATCTTATTGCGATCTTATTTTTTTCCATTGCCTGCTTTTCAGGTAAGAATGTATTGGCTCAGCAAAAGACTTATTGCAATCCAATTAATATTGATTACGGCTTTACGCCTATCCCCAATTTTTCTGAGTGGGGAAGACATCGGGCAACCGCTGATCCTGTGATAGTAAATTATAAAAATGATTATTATTTATTCAGTACCAATCAGTGGGGTTACTGGTGGAGTAATGATATGCTGAACTGGAATTTTGTTTCCAGAAAGTTCTTGAGGCCATGGAATGAAGGGTATGATGAGTTATGCGCACCTGCTGTAGGAATAGTTGGCGATACTTTGCTTGTATTTGGCTCAACCTATACCAGTAAATTTACTTTGTGGATGAGTACAAATCCTAAGTTGAATGACTGGAAACCCCTGGTAGATTCCTTTGAAATTGGCGGATGGGACCCTGCATTTTTTACCGATGATGACGGACGATTCTTTATGTATAATGGTAGTAGTAATGTGTATCCATTATATGGGATAGAACTGAACAGGAAAACCTTTCAACCTATTGGAACCAGAAAAGAAATTCATTCTTTAAAATCATGGCGATATGGATGGCAAAGATTTGGGGAACATATGGATAATACATTCCTAGATCCTTTTATGGAAGGTGCATGGATAACTAAATATAAGAACAAGTATTATTTACAATATGGAGCACCTGGTACAGAATTCAGCGGATATGCAGATGGAGTAGCAGTATCAGAAAGCCCGCTTGGATATTTTGTAGAACAGTCAGATCCATTGAGTATGAAGCTAGGTGGTTTTGCAAGAGGTGCAGGACATGGAGCAACATTTACAGATAATTTCAACAGATTCTGGCATGTTAGTACCATCATGTTGTCAGTTAAGAATAATTTTGAACGAAGAATTGGAATATGGCCTGCTGGTTTTGATGCGCAGGATATGATGTGGACCAATACTGCATTTGGCGATTATCCGCATTATTTGCCTGCCTTTAGGAAAACAGAAATACACCCTCGCGAATTAAATCCTGCTTTTACTGGATGGATGTTGCTGAATTATCAAAAACCAGTAATGGCTTCCTCTTCATTAGGTGGACATGCACCCAATCTGGCAGTAGATGAGCAAATGAAAACTTATTGGAGTGCATCAACCGGTAATAGTGGCGAGTGGTTTCAGTCCGATTTGGGTTCTATATCTACCGTTCATGCTATTCAAATTAATTATGCTGATCAGGATGCTGATATATTAGGTAAGAAAACCAATTTATTTCATCAGTATAAACTTTATTCTTCAATGGATGGTAAAAAGTGGACACTGCTGAAAGATAAAAGCAATAACCAAAAAGATGTTCCTCACGATTACATTGAACTGGAAAATCCAATTTCTACCAGATTCATAAAGATTGAAAATGTACATATGGCTAGTGGTAAGTTTGCCTTAAGCGGGTTAAGGGTTTTTGGAAATGGAAATGGTCAGCTTCCAGATTCCGTAAAACAGTTTATGGTTTTGCGAACTGAGAAGGATAAGCGAAGTGCTTGGATAAAATGGTCCCCCGTTGATAATGCATATGCTTACAATATTTATTATGGCACCCATCCCGATCAATTGTATAATTGTATAATGGTTCATGATGCCAATGAGTATTGGTTTAAGGGGATGGATCTTAAAAAAACCTATTATTATACAATTGAATCAATCAACGAAAATGGAGTTTCACTTAAATCTAAAATTTTAAAAGTAGACTAATGAAAAGTTTAATTAAGCGCCTAGTTTTAGCTTTTGCATTTTTATTTGTTAATACTTTGAATGCACAGCATTCAAAGATGGATATATTTATTAATCAGTTAATGGCAAAAATGACATTGGAAGAAAAGCTGGGACAACTCAACTTGCCAAGTTCCGGTGATATCGTTACTGGATCAGCTGAAAGCTCTGATATTGCGAAAAAAATTGTAGCAGGGAAAGTAGGTGGGCTGTTTAATATTAAATCTGTTGCCAAGATTAAAGAAGTGCAAAAACTGGCTGTAGAAAAAAGCAGACTCAAAATTCCTTTAATGTTTGGAATGGATGTTATTCATGGCTATGAAACCTTATTTCCCATTCCTTTGGGAATGAGTGCCACCTGGGATTTGCATCTCATTGAAAGATCAGCCAGAATTGCAGCCAATGAAGCAACTGCAGATGGTATCAATTGGACTTTTTCTCCGATGGTTGATGTTTCCAGAGATCCCAGATGGGGTAGAATTTCTGAGGGTAATGGAGAAGATGCTTTTTTGGGAGCGCAAATTGCAAAAGCAATGGTTAAAGGATACCAGGGAGATGATTTGTCTAAAAATAATACATTGCTTTCCTGTGTAAAACACTATGCATTGTATGGTGCTTCAGAAGCGGGTCGGGATTACGGAACAACCGATATGAGCAGGGTTAGAATGTTCAACGAGTATATGCTACCCTATAAAGCTGCTGTTGATGCAGGTGTAGGATCAGTAATGGCTTCCTTCAATGAAATTGACGGATTGCCTGCACATGGCAACAAATGGTTATTAACCGATGTTTTGAAAAAACAATGGGGTTTTAAAGGATTGTTGGTTTCGGATTATACAGGGGTGAACGAAATGATTGCACATGGAGTAGGAGATCTTAAAGCGGTTTCAGCCTTGTCTATGAATGCCGGATTAGACATGGATATGGTTGGAGAAGGATTTTTAACCACTTTGGGTGAGTCTTTGAAAGATAAAAAAGTGTCAATTGTCAGAATCAATGAAGCATGCAGAAAAGTATTAGAAGCAAAATACAAACTGGGTTTATTTGATGATCCATTTAAGTACCTAAATGAAAACCGTGCAAAGACAGAAATATTTTCTGAAACCAATAGAAAGGAAGCCAGATCTATTGCAGCTCAGAGTTTTGTTTTATTGAAAAATGCCAATAAAACGCTTCCATTAAAAAAGTCAGGATCAATTGCATTGATTGGACCTTTAGCCGACAATAAAGAAAATATGGGAGGTACTTGGAGTGTTGCCGCAAATCTGAGTAAAGCCACATCATTGTTGCAGGCATTTAGAGAGACCATTGGAGACAAGGTTGCCATTCATTATGCTAAGGGATCTAATTTACATGAAGATGCTATATTTGAAGAACGGGCAGGTATGTTCGGGAAATCATTGAAGCGTGACAATAGAACTGATGAGCAATTAGTAAAAGAAGCCTTGGAAGCTGCTGCAAAATCAGACGTTATAGTTTTAGCTGGGGGGGAAAGTGCTGAAATGACTGGTGAAGCCAGTAGTCGCGCTCAAATTGACATACCTGCCGTACAAAAAAAATTAATAAAAGAACTTTTAAAAACCGGTAAACCGGTTGTATTGGTTTTATTCACAGGTAGACCATTAACCCTAAACTGGGAAAATGAAAATATTCCGGCAATCTTAAATGTTTGGTTCCCCGGTTCAGAAGGACCTTATGCAATTGCAGATGTGCTTTTTGGAGACGTTAATCCTTCAGGTAAACTTACGGCTACTTTCC is a genomic window of Sediminibacterium sp. TEGAF015 containing:
- a CDS encoding FG-GAP-like repeat-containing protein, encoding MRIGKFSLTSAFSVVISMLIILLSCKNGKQKFTLVSSSVSNIDFINEIKERDGLSILYYLYFYNGGGVATGDINNDGLIDIYFTANSKGSNKLYLNKGNFVFEDITKQAGVAGISDWCSGVTMADVNADGLLDIYVSTVSNKYGLKGHNELYINKGKNVFVEQSEKYNLNTACFSTQSVFFDYDRDGDLDCFILNQSHKPHSNVINVVNRNVYDSLSGDRLYRNDLNVTGKFTDVSANAGIFQSNLGYGLGVAIADLNNDGWDDIYVGNDFHENDYYYVNNQNGTFSEMGSNHFRHYSRFSMGNDVADYNNDGQLDLITVDMLPKDEKILKTYGSDENMDIYNFKIDRNGYQKQFSKNVLQTNNGNGISFTDNSILSGMSATDWSWAPLFADFDNDGKKDLFISSGIVKRPVDLDYVQFVSDMKSNKGLDITDKFDQEVIDKMPDGASHPFLFKGDGKMEFTDVSEDWGTAKLKGYFTGSSYADLNNDGLLDLVINPINAPAVILKNNHTNTNHLAFSFKGNNSNTFGIGAKVYLFQGAELQYQQLMLTRGFQSSSTPFLHFGLADGKLPDSILVIWPNQQYQVIKSNIKAGLIKVDQTNAKGNFVDNKFFKKRPNDLTNITNQVNLNWQHKENDFIDQNRQYLIPHKQSTRGPKLAVADINKDGLEDFFVCGASEQPNVIMIQKKDGSFSQLILPNAGMSLHAEKVDADFFDANKDGYPDLYIVSGGNQYDDGNPALLDHFYLNDKKGGFMVADSLIPSLAYNKSSLTHADYDKDGDIDLFVTGLANAKMFGIPQSSYLLLNDGNGKFSLADKNTIDATSLGIATSSATIDFNKDGWQDIVVAGEWMNITLFENAKGKFVKKPIAGTSGLWQTVFPADINGDGYIDFFAGNWGENSKLTVSKNNPLKLYIKDFDSNGSVEQILCYTREGKEYTFLAKDELERALPVLKKAYLKYSEVAGKTVQYMFYDLFKEYQELKAETLSTSYFINDTKGGFNQHSLPKQLQLAPVFSFISLSNRKLPLYLACGNFYGVVPYEGQYDGLYPTAFSIDEQLVSVSKENSFNELVGEFRDAKWIMGKDGKKILVISRNNNSLLFFQ
- a CDS encoding glycoside hydrolase family 30 protein; this translates as MKQISFLGIAIFSVFCAKKQEVNIAPPVVSDPVSYWVTNADQSALLKKQTTGLFTGNVNNTYPVIDIDSSQRFQEIDGFGYTLTGGSAYLINQMDAGARLNLLKELFGNSEDAIGISYLRISIGASDLSRTVFSYNDLPSGETDTMLNKFSLSLDTVDLIPVIKQIQAINPYIKFMGSPWSPPVWMKSNQSSIGGFLLPKYYSVYANYFVKYLQVMKQRGIEVDAITIQNEPQHGGNNPSLLMSASEQADFIKNHIGPAFKKNKITTKIIIWDHNCDNPNYPISILNDTEAKPYIDGSAFHLYSGDISALSVVKAAHPDKAIYFTEQWTGKNGQFGGDLMWHIKNVIIGSVRNHSKVALEWNLANNPDLSMHTPGGCTECKGALTIFGSTVTRNVSYYIIAHASKFVPAGSVRIASSFAGEFYSAAFITPTGKKVVIVLNSGSKTTSFNIRYAQKWLTTQLDAGAVATFVI
- a CDS encoding discoidin domain-containing protein — encoded protein: MRNLIAILFFSIACFSGKNVLAQQKTYCNPINIDYGFTPIPNFSEWGRHRATADPVIVNYKNDYYLFSTNQWGYWWSNDMLNWNFVSRKFLRPWNEGYDELCAPAVGIVGDTLLVFGSTYTSKFTLWMSTNPKLNDWKPLVDSFEIGGWDPAFFTDDDGRFFMYNGSSNVYPLYGIELNRKTFQPIGTRKEIHSLKSWRYGWQRFGEHMDNTFLDPFMEGAWITKYKNKYYLQYGAPGTEFSGYADGVAVSESPLGYFVEQSDPLSMKLGGFARGAGHGATFTDNFNRFWHVSTIMLSVKNNFERRIGIWPAGFDAQDMMWTNTAFGDYPHYLPAFRKTEIHPRELNPAFTGWMLLNYQKPVMASSSLGGHAPNLAVDEQMKTYWSASTGNSGEWFQSDLGSISTVHAIQINYADQDADILGKKTNLFHQYKLYSSMDGKKWTLLKDKSNNQKDVPHDYIELENPISTRFIKIENVHMASGKFALSGLRVFGNGNGQLPDSVKQFMVLRTEKDKRSAWIKWSPVDNAYAYNIYYGTHPDQLYNCIMVHDANEYWFKGMDLKKTYYYTIESINENGVSLKSKILKVD
- the bglX gene encoding beta-glucosidase BglX, translated to MKSLIKRLVLAFAFLFVNTLNAQHSKMDIFINQLMAKMTLEEKLGQLNLPSSGDIVTGSAESSDIAKKIVAGKVGGLFNIKSVAKIKEVQKLAVEKSRLKIPLMFGMDVIHGYETLFPIPLGMSATWDLHLIERSARIAANEATADGINWTFSPMVDVSRDPRWGRISEGNGEDAFLGAQIAKAMVKGYQGDDLSKNNTLLSCVKHYALYGASEAGRDYGTTDMSRVRMFNEYMLPYKAAVDAGVGSVMASFNEIDGLPAHGNKWLLTDVLKKQWGFKGLLVSDYTGVNEMIAHGVGDLKAVSALSMNAGLDMDMVGEGFLTTLGESLKDKKVSIVRINEACRKVLEAKYKLGLFDDPFKYLNENRAKTEIFSETNRKEARSIAAQSFVLLKNANKTLPLKKSGSIALIGPLADNKENMGGTWSVAANLSKATSLLQAFRETIGDKVAIHYAKGSNLHEDAIFEERAGMFGKSLKRDNRTDEQLVKEALEAAAKSDVIVLAGGESAEMTGEASSRAQIDIPAVQKKLIKELLKTGKPVVLVLFTGRPLTLNWENENIPAILNVWFPGSEGPYAIADVLFGDVNPSGKLTATFPQHVGQVPLFYNHKNTGRPLRGPWFQKFQSNYLDVSNEPLYPFGYGLSYTNFSYGNVELSTTKAKGNQIVTASVMLTNTGAFEGKETVQLYIRDLVGSSTRPVLELKGFQKVSLAPGESKKISFTITPEDLKFYNYDLKFDWESGDFDIFIGTDAQTLKSARLNWNK
- a CDS encoding glucoamylase family protein, with product MINNTPFTLNGSSINDENFSKDLISYNIKTTPNIVLRFNKKINRTSVANAIVLLKNGNESVKLNYTFLQNDSAVSIVAQASLAYLTKYILSIDNSLQSESKQSLSIPVSMGFITNIDSTDKFPVLTEAALLDTVQKATFNYFWSFGHPKSGMARERNTSGDIVTSGGTGFGIMALLVAVERNFISRSEGLARMKTIVSFLQNKAKRFHGAFPHWLNGITGDVVPFSIKDNGADLVETSFLIAGLLSARMYFSGLNTEESTLRNNINLIWDAVDWNWFRQSNQQTLYWHWSPDYQWDLNLKISGWNECLITYVLAASSNTNAIPRETYLNGFARNGAMKNNSVYFNYKLPLGPELGGPLFLSHYSFLGIDPRGLSDPFADYQEQVVNHSLINYNYCINNPKKYWGYSQNCWGLSASDIPNGYSASSPTNDLGVIAPTAALSAFPFTPKESMQALQFFYYKLGDKLWTEYGFVDAFKLQDLWFSTSTLAIDQGPSIIMIENYRSGLIWKLFTACPEIKGGLKKLGFTAPYL